In Colius striatus isolate bColStr4 chromosome 26, bColStr4.1.hap1, whole genome shotgun sequence, the genomic stretch GCTTGCAGTGAAGCCAGCAGGAcctcacagtgctgctggaaggAAACCACTGGCAGAATGAAACCTTTTGAGCTCAGCCATTGAAGCTAACCCCCCTCCATGaatccctggctgccctccagTGCTCACAGGTGCCACCACACACGTAGCACAGAGCTGACTTGGTCATCTGTGGCTCCTTTCCCAGCCTGTGACAGGGAAGGTCAAACACAAGGCAAGAGACAGGAGACCTCTTCACCAGGGATCTCATGCTCTTGGCTCTCCAAGCTGCTCATCTTTACAACACAGCCAGCCTGAGTCAGGGAGAGCTCAGCCTGAGGGGGGTTGTGCTTCACCCAGGAGCATCCACTGAGACCTCCAGCCTGCTCATCCTCAGACACAGGTGTCCAGGAGGTGGCTTTGAAGGCAGAGGCTGTGTCACTGCATCCAGacatcacacacacagcaaTCCACTTCCACCCAAACATATCAGCAGCTgagtgcagccccctgctcccATTGGCAACTGCTGACCTGCTGAGATGTGTTTGTCCCTTCAGATCAGACTCCCCTTGCAGGATGGGAGAAGGAGCAAATCCATAGAAGAGCGAGAGGAGGAGTATCAGCGGGTCAGGGAGCGGATATTTGCACGAGAGGTGAGCTGGGATGGGGCCCAGGAGCCCTCCTGCAACTGGGGGCCAGAGTTGGCTTTGAGTATCCTGAGAGACACACTGAGATCTCCTCAGTGCCTTTGCTACAGGTTTCCCAGCAAAGAATGTCCCAGGGTGTTGATAGAGGAGCCACGTCTCTGCTTTCCCACTTTGCTCCTTCCCTAAATGGCCTGTCTCAGGGGGCAGTAGGTATGTGGGGACTGACAGGGGGACAGTTCTGCTCCTTGCAGAGTTACAGGCTATAGCAGTGGCCATTGTGGGATGACAGATGAGCTGCTGAAGCTgaagggagcagcagctctctcccagcttctctCCAGCGCTGCAGCTTCGACCTCCTGTCCAAGCAGTGTTGGCAGTGGCAGGCAGGGCTCTGTGCCTTTCCAGGATGGATCTGGGACAGCACATTTATTGCCTTGCTTACAAAGCATCCAGCTTGCTTATTGCCTCCCTGAGCTCTCTGCTGCCTACGTGGAGCTGCTGTAAGGCTGAGCTGTGCTCCCTGCTCGGAGGCGCCGCTGTGCTGGGTCCCGTGTGCTGGCTGGGGGCAGCTCTCCACGCTGTGCCAAGGGCCAAATGATGGAGTCAGGGACAATTCCAAGTGCTGGGGATGGTGTTCAAAGTGCAGCTCCttgcctgctgctgtggggtgtCTGGGGGATGACAGCTTTCATTTGTCCTCATGGGACTTGCCCTGTGCCTGCCCAAGGGGGACGTTGAGGCAGCTGCTGTCTCCAGGTCACATCAGCAGCCTTCAGCTGGTAACTCCCCAGCCAGCTGGGATCATGGACTTGTGTTACATGCACAGGCCCAAAGCCATCCAGACAGAGCAGATGTGCCTGGAGTCCTGGACCAGAGCAAGTGCTGTCTGATGTTAGCACAGCACTGGCTGGGCTTGTCCTTCCCCTTGCTGTGTCCATGGGCTGAGCCAGGGCCTGGTGGCTGACTTGGCGGCAGGAGGGACTGttccaggctgggctgggctgcctTTCAACCCTCTTTTCATGGCTCTGATACTTGTGCCTTCATCAAGCAAATAAAGACCCTTGTAAGTCTGCCTTTGATTGTTCCACTGACAAAGCTGCCTCAGAGCAATgaaggagggggctgagggctcCAGGTTTGCAAACCCTTGAGACATGTCAGGGTCAGGAGCTGAGCCTGGATGGACTGGTGTGGCCATGGGACTGATGTGTGTGAGTCCCTGAGCATTTCCCTCTGTGCTTTGCCTTTGTTGCTGTCAGGGTTACTCAggtctccctttttctttccttcccatctCTGTGGCTTCTCCGTGCTTCCAGACTGGCCAGAATGGATATCTCACTGACAGCAGGTTAGTGCTCTGCTCTGGACACCCTTTGTACCTCTGGCTTTCTCcccagagagctgctgtggccagaCCTGTCCTGGGGCTCAGGGAGGTGGTCAGGGGAGGCACAGCTCAGAGCTTAGCAGTAATCCCAGCatggagctgctccagctgggTAGAAAGCCTtccagggctgctgtgggaagggGTTTCACAAGATCTGCACCAGCCTTGGCTCGAGGCCTCTGGTAAAAGCTGCCTGTCCTGAGACAAGATGGGCTTCAGCAAAGGAAGCccaggagccctgtgcccagggaagtgtgtgctgccagctccctgcacaggagccctgtgcccagggcagtgtgtgctgccagctccctgcccaggagccctgtgccccagagcagtgtgtgctgccagctccctgcccaggagccctgtgcccagggcagtgtgtgctgccagctccctgcacaggagccctgtgcccagggcagtgtgtgctgccagctccctgcccaggagccctgtgccctgggcacgtgtgtgctgccagctccctgcccaggagccctgtgcccagggcagtgtgtgctgccagctccctgcccaggagccctgtgcccagggcagtgtgtgctgccagctccctgcccaggagccctgtgcccagggcagtgtgtgctgccagctccctgcccaggagccctgtgcccagggcagtgtgtgctgccagctccctgctcaggagccctgtgcccagggcagtgtgtgctgccagctccctgcccaggagccctgtgcccagggcagtgtgtgctgccagctccctgcacaggagccctgtgcccagggcagtgtgtgctgccagctccctgcccaggagccctgtgcccagggcagtgtgtgctgccagctccctgctcaggagccctgtgcccagggcagtgtgtgctgccagctccctgcacaggagccctgtgcccagggcagtgtgtgctgccagctccctgcacaggagccctgtgcccagggcagtgtgtgctgccagctccctgcacaggagccctgtgcccagggcagtgtgtgctgccagctccctgctcaggagccctgtgcccagagcagtgtgtgctgccagctccctgcacaggagccctgtgcccagggcagtgtgtgctgccagctccctgcccaggagccctgtgcccagggcagtgtgtgctgccagctccctgcacaggagccctgtgcccagggcagtgtgtgctgccagctccctgcccaggagccctgtgcccagggcagtgtgtgctgccagctccctgcccagaGCATCACACCAGCAGCCGCTCcgtgcccagcagcgctgcgggctggggctgccccggCTCCTGCTGCCCCTTCTCCCCTTGACCCCTGGCTGCCGTGGCTCTGTGCAGGGGCAACAGGGAGGGTTTGAGCCGAGCCTCAGGCAGCcgtcagagcagcacagagagcgAGATAAAGGCCCTGGAGCCGCGgccctggagcagcacagactCGGACGGCTCCATGCGCAGCCTGCGGCCGCCCGTGACCAAAGCCAGCAGCTTCAGTGGCATCTCCATCCTCAGCCGAGGGGACAGCGTGGGCAGCAGCAAGGGCAGCGCTGCCAGCAGGGCCCCCCGGGCAGGTGAGTGCCAGAGAGCtgccagccacagcctgggTGGCCGTAGCAagggtccctccctccctctgtgcCTGTGAGCAGCTGAGGAGGGTCGGCGTGTGGCCGTGGGCAGGGGAGGGCTACAGTCACCCTGGAGCTGttgccctgagaggggtgtgagccctgtgccaggctgcccagggagctggggcagtgcccagccctgcagggatcccagagctgtggggtgaggtgctgaggggtcagtgctgggctgggcagggctgggcctgcagcagctccaggggcttcaCCAAGCAAAACCGATTCTCTGAGTTGGAGGGCTGAGGgtgtgagcagcctgggctgctgtgaCCCAGCCTGTCCCCGTGGCAGCTCCCACAGGGctctctggcagcagcacaggaggtaGTGACAGGATCTTCTCCCCCTGACCCTCCCCAGCAACGAATCCACGTGTTGTCTCTGCCaggtcccagctctgctgtgccttTCTCTCTTCAAGGTTTGGTACTTGGTGCCCCTGAAGCATGCTGCCAATCCCCTTCTTCACAGCCCAGCCGTGgcctcctgccctgcacagcccagcagcctcAACCACAACCACCCCAGCAGCCTCCACCACAACCCCAAGGActtccacctgcagcccagcagcagccaacCATGAGCAACCACATCATATCCCAGGTGGGTTCCTGCACAGTGCCCAGGGCTCAGCCAGCCCCTGGGCACAGGGGCAGGAGGTGGAAGCAGAGCCAGCACACACCTGGGTTGCTCTGGACTTGTGCTTGCCCAGGGGAGTTTGGGGTGTCACAGAAGGTTGAAGGGCTTCTTGTGCCTGGATGGGATGCTGTGTGACATCTCAACTTGCCAGCCTTGGGCCAGCAGCCCTCCTGGCAAAGGATCTGCAGCCCTTTGCTGAATGGCAGGGTTATGTTCTGCAACCAGCTGCCCTCCTGGTGAGGGACCAGCACAAAGTTGGGTGCCCCAGTGCTGAAATGCCctggggagaggcagagctggagctgtgccTGGGTGTGTTCTGCCTCCCTGGGTTAAAGCAGGTGATGCACAGCCTGCAGGATGGAGCCCTCGTGGCTGTGATTCCAACCTCCTGTGTTCAGCTCCTGAGGCTTGtaagaaaacccaaaccccacagcacaggagctgcccctgtATCCCTGCACAGGCCTGGGcacagctggagagcagagctgctgagtgggtgcagagctggggagtgcTCCCAGGACCCTCCCATGCTGTTGTGCTCAGAGCAGGGTGGCAGTGGCTGCACCACAGCCTGTCTCTTGGGTTTTAGGGGGCTCTTTTCTGCTGCATCGTCTCCTGCTTGCAGTGTCTCCCACAGCAGGGAACTGCAAGTCACACTGCAGCTTTTCAAGGTGCAACTGGACAGGGAAGGGTGCTAGACAACCTTACCTGGGCTCCCTTGCCCAGGGATCACCTTGGGACCAGCTGATCTTGTGAGGCCTCCTCCGAGCTGGGCTGTTGCATGGTGCTGCCAGTGGGCTGGGATGGGAGGAGGAAACAAAGCTCCTGGGAACAGCTTTTCCTGCAGATAACATGAAAACCTCCTTGCTGTTGGTTATCACCTGTGTGAGGATGAGGAGAACCTGTGGTTCTTTGGGTGCTGGAGTGGCCCCAGGGCAGTGGGTCTGTTTGCAGAGGACACAGAGGCTCGAGGGAGACGGTTCTGCAGGTGCAATTGTCTCCCTGAGGTAGCACCGAGGCTGGCAGGAGTGTGTGTGGAGAGGTCTGAACACACAGAGGCTTCTGGAGCTTGTGCAGGAGCACTCTGCCTTGCTTAGGGCTCTGTTCTGTGTCTCCTGTTAGGTTGAGGTCCTTGTGGAACTGCTTTTTGGGTCCTTGTGTTTGGTTGATGGTGGAAGGGCTGAAGGTGAGGTGTGTGTGCACTTTGTGCTTCACCAAAGCTCAAATCAGATGCTCCAAACCCCAGTCCAGTGCTGGCCATTGCAGCTGCAGGGTCTGATGCTGCACCTGGGTGTTGCCATGAGCAGCCACCAGCAGGTTCTCCCAGGGACAAGTGAGAGGCCCCTGGTGAGAGTGAGGGAAGGGCCCAGAAGGACCCGAGAGAGAGCTGAGTCAGGCAGGGCACTGCTGTGGGAGACACCCCCAGGTtttgctgagggcaggtgtctgtcctgctgctcctggccctTGTGAACTGGGTCCCTGTTTGTGCCAGGCAAGAGCTGCTTTGTGGCCAGGGGCAGCTCCCACAAAGCAACGGCGTGTCCTGGGGGAGAGGGACGCTGCCCCCTCTGGTGTCGCTTCCCAGCCCTCTGCAGTgcccctctgtgtgtgtgcacttgGCTCACTTAACTAACCTTGttgttccttctttctctccttcctcccccttcctcccccttcctccccctgccctttTCCCACCCAACTCTCTTCTGCTCCGCTCCCTTCTCTGCTGCTCGTAGCCGGTCCCAGCGCTGCAGCCTGTTCAGTTCTCTCCAAGCTCCTGCCCCCAAGTCCTCTTGCCAGTCTCTCCACCCCAGCAGTACAACTTGGTATAAACCCCATTTCCTCTTCTGCACTGTGTCTGTGGTACCCACGTGCTGTGTTTGTGCTGTGTGAGCTTGTGCCCATCAGGAGTGTGGTCTGGGACTCTGCAGGCTCTGGGCACTCCCAGGGCAGCGCTGGGCTTGgcctgagctgggcaggaacCTGGGGCAGAGCAAACACCAAGCCCAGAGGAAGCTCGTGGCCAGCACTGGGgtgttgtgtgtgtggggaCTGGGGTGTCCCATGGGCCAAGCCCTGCCCAGTGTGTCCCAGCATGTGCTGAGCACtcagcccctcctgccctggctcTCCTGGCCCTGCCCTGCACAGTGCTCCTGTGCTCCTGCTTCTTGGTGGCTCATTTCTGGGGAcctttggggtgggtttttttggggggtgggggtgtgagCTCCTccacacagagcagggagaaggggtCTCCAGCCCTTGCAGCAGAGCCATGTCCCCTGTGCTGGTGTCCCACGTGCtgccccctccatccctcccccttctccccaCTGCAGGCCGAGGAGCTCAGCAGCCCCTTTGGGCAGATCAGCCTCAGCCGTCAGGGCTCCACAGAAGCTCCAGACCCGTCCTCGGCCTTGTTCCAGCCCTCCCTCAtgtcccagcaccctcagcagcCAGGATTCATCATGGCaacccctgggcagcccattcccaCCTCCAGCTACTCGGCCTCAGGCCACACGGCCCCCACACAGcaggtgctgcagccccagggctaCATTCAGCCCCCCCAGCAGGTAAGGAGCTGCCTCGAGGGGATGGTGACAGCCCCAGGCTGTCAGGGAgagggctgctgggcagcaaCCCAGGGCACAATGGGATCCTCTTTGTCTGCTGCTCACCTGGGATGGATTAATAGATGGGGCTCCAAGCACTGGGTCAGCACACACCTGCTAAGCACAGGGTGGTCCCCTCATCCCTCTGAGCTCACAGAGCACCTACTGGGGCCCCTCCAGCCATTCCTGGCTGATAGTGCTGGGGGAGGGACAGTGCCCTCGGGGCTCTTGCACTTACTGTGCTGGGAAAGGCTTGGATGTGggggctgggaggagtgggaaggggCTGCACTTCATCTGGCCAGAGCCAAAGCCCTGGTTGGTTTCCTTCAGCAGAAAGCCAAAGCAGCCGAGAGAGAAAACTAGTCCTGGGGGACCAACTTCCCTGGTCTCACCCCCTTGTGTGTTCTCATCACTGTGTTGTCTTGACTGTGACAGATTCAGGTTTCTTACTACCCTCCTGGGCAGTACCCAAACTCCAGCCAGCAATACCGATCCCTCAGTCACCCAGTGGCCTACAGCTCCCAGCgcagccagcagctcccccagcaGTCCCAGCAGCCTGGTAAGGGGGCACAGaagtggggagggggcaccTTTCCCTTTCCTGCATGGTTCTTTATTCCTCCTTTCCCGATCTCTTGTTGGCTGTGAAGGGTCCAGGCTGCTCTCCCCTGGCTCCCACCCTTTGCTTGTCTCTTGACTGGGCAAAGAGCAGTTGAAACCTGGCTCAGCTGCAAGGGCTGGTTTAgtcttttccctccctcttgcTGTGTAGCAcacactgaggtgctgcagggTGGGTTTAAAGACAGGAGCCTCCTTCAGGTGTCTTTACATCTGCTCTGAGGGAAGCTCCTTCCCCACTCTCTGGCCAGAGGCAGCATCTGAGCCCTCGTGTGCCAAGTCTCGGGCTGTTCCCTGTGAccagctgggaagctgctcCATTCAGACTCTCTCCTGACAGGTTTACAGCCAATGATGTCCAACCAGCAGCAAACATACCAAGGTGTAATGGGAGTGCAGCAGGCTCAGCCCCCCGGGCTCCTCAACAGCCAGAGGAACAACATGGGGGGCCAGATGCAGAGTGTGATGGGAGTGCAGCAGGCTCAGCCCCCAGGACTCCTCAGCAACCAGAGGAGCAATATGGGGAGCCAGATGCAAGGCTTAATGGTCCAGTACACTCCACTGCCTTCATACCAGGTAGGCATCAGTTGCTTTCcactgaggggctgctggggagggggcccCAGCTGTGCAGGCCTTGCAGGGAGAGCCCTACAGCCACCTTGGAGTCTGTGTGGGACATCTCTTGAGGATGAGGATTGAGTGCAGCTGGTCCCTTTGCCATGCTGTTCACCCAGAAGAGCTGGGAAGGGCTGCCCATGCCTGGGCAAGCTCACTCTGGGCTGCAGCCCACAACCATGTGGCATCTCCTGTGCCTTGCGTGGACCTCACTGGTGTCCCCTTGGGGCCagttctccctcctcctgctctgtgtTACCTGCCATTCCACTGAGCTGCTTCTTTCCTCCCTGCACAGGTTCCTGTGGGCAGTGAATCCCAGAATGTGGTCCAGCAGCCCTTCCAGCAGCCAGTGCTGGTGCCAGCCAGTCAGTCTGTTCAGGGGGGGCTTCAGGCTGGAGGGGTGCCCATCTACTACAGTGTCATCCCAACTGCCCAGCAGAATGGCACCAGGTAAAGCTGCCCTGGGGAgcaaaggctgctgctgcctgactGAGAGGgcacagcatcctcctcctgcagctgggggaGGTGACTGGGCACCACAGACGCTGGTCATCCCTtgagctggcacaggcagcactcCCATGGGCAGTGCTTCCCAACCACAGCCTCCAGTGCTGTGAGGGAACTGGTGGTTGCCCTCAGAGATGGGCCAACAGGTTGcttctcctcatccccatcccctcacCAGTGCACCCTCTTGCTCCACAGCCCTTCAGTGGGGTACCTTCAGCCACCTGGCTCTGAGCAGTACCAGATGCCACAGTCCCCATCACCCTGCAGCCCACCACAGATGCAGCAGCAGTATTCAGGTAAGAGGGGCCAGGCTGGCACTGGGCTGCACTGAACAGAGATGCCAAtccacagccaaggctggcagCTTCTCTGCAATGGGCTTCCTGAGTCCTGCCCATCCTGTGGGTTTAGGGTGTGGAACAGTGAGTTTGGTCCAAGCTGGTGCTGACCTGAGCCTGGCTTCTACTTGCCAGGGTGGGcagtgggagctgctgtgggctcCTTGCTCCCTCTGCTGGCAACACAGCTTGGAGTCACCAGGGCAGctcctgggagcagggagcactggctgatctCCCAGGCTcctgatcttaaaggtcttttccaaccaaaacgattctgtgattctgtttacaccaggggaggtttgaattggagctgaggcagaacagTTTCCCtgggaggggtgtcagcccctgtgccaggctgcccagggagctgggggagtgcccagccctggagatgttacagagctgaggtgctgaggcccaggggtcagtgctgggctgggcagggtgaggggagtggGTGGGCTTGATAATCTTAGAGGCCTTTTGCAACCAAAACCATTGTGTGAGAGGACTCTGCATCCTGTCCCAGCCCAGAGAGTTGAGCTGGAGCCCAGAGAATCAGAGCAAGAGCTGGAACCAGGGTGCTCTGACCTCTGCACTCAGCTCTGGGACTGGATCCCACTCCTGGAGTTTTGCTGTGCTGCTTGGAGAGGTCACACAAGTTACCTTCAACTTGCCTTCTCTGCTGCCATTTCTCCTGGCAGCACTGTGATGGCAGCTGTGGCATCAGAGGGGGATCCCAGCTGGGTctgggcaggcaggaggggcagagggagagagcagggagagggTGTCTTGGGGAATGCTGCCTCTTGTCCTCTACACAGAGCCCAGGCAACATTGCTGCTGTCATCTCTCCTCAGGAGTGTCTCCATCAGGCCCTGGTGTGGTTGTGATGCAGCTGAATGTACCCAATGGCCCCCAAGCCCCCCAGAACACCCCCGTGGTGCAGTGGAGCCACTGTAAGTACTACAGCCTGGAGCAGCGGGGGCAGAAGCCCGGAGACCTCTACAACCCCGACAGCAGCGCTCAGGTATGCAGAGGGCTGGGGAAAGCAGCACCCCTCAGCATCTGTGTGTCTGCAGGGCCTTGGGAGATGGGAAGTGGCTAATCAGAGTGGGGCTGGGCCTGTCTGACACTCTCCCTCCCCCAGGCCAGCAcccagctgagcagccccatCACATCTCCCACCCAGTCCCCGACACCGTCCCCCGTCACCAACCTCAACAGCGTCTGCACGGGGCTGAGccccctccctgtcctcacACAGTTCCCTCGGCCCATGGGCCCAGCACAAGGtaagaggggaaggagggagggacagcacagggctgggggctcTCCTGGGGGGGTTTGTTTGCAGCCCCCCACCGTCACTTTGCTGCCCTTTGGTTGCAGGGGACGGACGTTACTCGCTGCTGGGGCAGCCGCTGCAGTACAacctgtccctctgtcccccaCCACTGCTCCACAACCAGCCCAGCTACAATGCACACCAGGTAAAATGGGGCCAAAGCatccccccacacacccccctgCCACTGtcctgggagcagagcaaagaCCAGTTCCCCTCCCCCTGGACAAGCCCTCTGTGAGCAGGGCCCAGGAGTGGTGCAGAAGTGAGTCTTCCCCCCTGCCCTGTGCTTGGACAAccccccctgtgctgcttctgccactCATCCAGCTGTAAATGGATTTCCCTAGAGCCTGGCACTTGGCTCAGATGTCAGCCCCAAGTGCTTTGAAGTCTtggagctgtggctgtgcctTGACACCAGCTCACCCAAGCGTGGTGTCCCCTCCGAGGTGCAGCATCCATCCCAAGTGTCTCCGTTTCAGGCCTCCTCCCTCACTGCCAGGGTGCTCTGCAGGCACTGGGAGGCCACAGTGTCTCCTCTAAAACTGCTGGTTTTCTTCTTGAAGGGGCAGACTGGAATGAAACATGGAAACAGGAGCAAGAGACAGGCCCTCAAGTCAGCATCCACTGACCTCGGCACAAGCGACGTAGGCAAGTGaccttcctccagcagctgccctctcACCAGTCCCACCACAGGAGCGTTGGCAGAGCCTCCAGACACAGAACCCATTTGTGGAGTGGCTGTGGAGATCAGCTCCTGGCTGCTTCTGCCTGTCCTGTGCACACAAacaccccccagcccagccagggccgtgcagcagagcccaggggcaggacagaggctgctcagcagccctgggaaGATCCATCTGCCCTGAGCAAAGCCTCTGGGAAGG encodes the following:
- the R3HDM2 gene encoding R3H domain-containing protein 2 isoform X3; this encodes MSNSNTAQESLEIMKESEKKVVEESVNKTKYVSRSPSKEEVEKDGGEELSVRQESQRRTSSHGHARKRAKSNSKLKLVRSLAVCEESSSPFVDGLLESQDIIQLHVSCPSDKEEEKSTKDGAEKEEKDKNKEKAPRKMLSRDSSQEYTDSTGIDLHEFLVNTLKKNPRDRMMLLKLEQEILEFISDNNNQFKKFPQMTSYHRMLLHRVAAYFGMDHNVDQTGKAVIINKTSNTRIPEQRFSEHIKDEKNAEFPQRFILKRDDTSMDRDDNQIRLPLQDGRRSKSIEEREEEYQRVRERIFARETGQNGYLTDSRGNREGLSRASGSRQSSTESEIKALEPRPWSSTDSDGSMRSLRPPVTKASSFSGISILSRGDSVGSSKGSAASRAPRAGLVLGAPEACCQSPSSQPSRGLLPCTAQQPQPQPPQQPPPQPQGLPPAAQQQPTMSNHIISQPVPALQPVQFSPSSCPQVLLPVSPPQQYNLAEELSSPFGQISLSRQGSTEAPDPSSALFQPSLMSQHPQQPGFIMATPGQPIPTSSYSASGHTAPTQQVLQPQGYIQPPQQIQVSYYPPGQYPNSSQQYRSLSHPVAYSSQRSQQLPQQSQQPGLQPMMSNQQQTYQGVMGVQQAQPPGLLNSQRNNMGGQMQSVMGVQQAQPPGLLSNQRSNMGSQMQGLMVQYTPLPSYQVPVGSESQNVVQQPFQQPVLVPASQSVQGGLQAGGVPIYYSVIPTAQQNGTSPSVGYLQPPGSEQYQMPQSPSPCSPPQMQQQYSGVSPSGPGVVVMQLNVPNGPQAPQNTPVVQWSHCKYYSLEQRGQKPGDLYNPDSSAQASTQLSSPITSPTQSPTPSPVTNLNSVCTGLSPLPVLTQFPRPMGPAQGDGRYSLLGQPLQYNLSLCPPPLLHNQPSYNAHQGQTGMKHGNRSKRQALKSASTDLGTSDVGK
- the R3HDM2 gene encoding R3H domain-containing protein 2 isoform X6, with translation MSNSNTAQESLEIMKESEKKVVEESVNKTKYVSRSPSKEEVEKDGGEELSVRQESQRRTSSHGHARKRAKSNSKLKLVRSLAVCEESSSPFVDGLLESQDIIQLHVSCPSDKEEEKSTKDGAEKEEKDKNKEKAPRKMLSRDSSQEYTDSTGIDLHEFLVNTLKKNPRDRMMLLKLEQEILEFISDNNNQFKKFPQMTSYHRMLLHRVAAYFGMDHNVDQTGKAVIINKTSNTRIPEQRFSEHIKDEKNAEFPQRFILKRDDTSMDRDDNQIRLPLQDGRRSKSIEEREEEYQRVRERIFARETGQNGYLTDSRGNREGLSRASGSRQSSTESEIKALEPRPWSSTDSDGSMRSLRPPVTKASSFSGISILSRGDSVGSSKGSAASRAPRAGLVLGAPEACCQSPSSQPSRGLLPCTAQQPQPQPPQQPPPQPQGLPPAAQQQPTMSNHIISQAEELSSPFGQISLSRQGSTEAPDPSSALFQPSLMSQHPQQPGFIMATPGQPIPTSSYSASGHTAPTQQVLQPQGYIQPPQQIQVSYYPPGQYPNSSQQYRSLSHPVAYSSQRSQQLPQQSQQPGLQPMMSNQQQTYQGVMGVQQAQPPGLLNSQRNNMGGQMQSVMGVQQAQPPGLLSNQRSNMGSQMQGLMVQYTPLPSYQVPVGSESQNVVQQPFQQPVLVPASQSVQGGLQAGGVPIYYSVIPTAQQNGTSPSVGYLQPPGSEQYQMPQSPSPCSPPQMQQQYSGVSPSGPGVVVMQLNVPNGPQAPQNTPVVQWSHCKYYSLEQRGQKPGDLYNPDSSAQASTQLSSPITSPTQSPTPSPVTNLNSVCTGLSPLPVLTQFPRPMGPAQGDGRYSLLGQPLQYNLSLCPPPLLHNQPSYNAHQGQTGMKHGNRSKRQALKSASTDLGTSDVGK
- the R3HDM2 gene encoding R3H domain-containing protein 2 isoform X4; translation: MSNSNTAQESLEIMKESEKKVVEESVNKTKYVSRSPSKEEVEKDGGEELSVRQESQRRTSSHGHARKRAKSNSKLKLVRSLAVCEESSSPFVDGLLESQDIIQLHVSCPSDKEEEKSTKDGAEKEEKDKNKEKAPRKMLSRDSSQEYTDSTGIDLHEFLVNTLKKNPRDRMMLLKLEQEILEFISDNNHHSLPQGSLHPDAFSLLHSNQFKKFPQMTSYHRMLLHRVAAYFGMDHNVDQTGKAVIINKTSNTRIPEQRFSEHIKDEKNAEFPQRFILKRDDTSMDRDDNQIRLPLQDGRRSKSIEEREEEYQRVRERIFARETGQNGYLTDSRGNREGLSRASGSRQSSTESEIKALEPRPWSSTDSDGSMRSLRPPVTKASSFSGISILSRGDSVGSSKGSAASRAPRAGLVLGAPEACCQSPSSQPSRGLLPCTAQQPQPQPPQQPPPQPQGLPPAAQQQPTMSNHIISQAEELSSPFGQISLSRQGSTEAPDPSSALFQPSLMSQHPQQPGFIMATPGQPIPTSSYSASGHTAPTQQVLQPQGYIQPPQQIQVSYYPPGQYPNSSQQYRSLSHPVAYSSQRSQQLPQQSQQPGLQPMMSNQQQTYQGVMGVQQAQPPGLLNSQRNNMGGQMQSVMGVQQAQPPGLLSNQRSNMGSQMQGLMVQYTPLPSYQVPVGSESQNVVQQPFQQPVLVPASQSVQGGLQAGGVPIYYSVIPTAQQNGTSPSVGYLQPPGSEQYQMPQSPSPCSPPQMQQQYSGVSPSGPGVVVMQLNVPNGPQAPQNTPVVQWSHCKYYSLEQRGQKPGDLYNPDSSAQASTQLSSPITSPTQSPTPSPVTNLNSVCTGLSPLPVLTQFPRPMGPAQGDGRYSLLGQPLQYNLSLCPPPLLHNQPSYNAHQGQTGMKHGNRSKRQALKSASTDLGTSDVGK
- the R3HDM2 gene encoding R3H domain-containing protein 2 isoform X1, coding for MSNSNTAQESLEIMKESEKKVVEESVNKTKYVSRSPSKEEVEKDGGEELSVRQESQRRTSSHGHARKRAKSNSKLKLVRSLAVCEESSSPFVDGLLESQDIIQLHVSCPSDKEEEKSTKDGAEKEEKDKNKEKAPRKMLSRDSSQEYTDSTGIDLHEFLVNTLKKNPRDRMMLLKLEQEILEFISDNNHHSLPQGSLHPDAFSLLHSNQFKKFPQMTSYHRMLLHRVAAYFGMDHNVDQTGKAVIINKTSNTRIPEQRFSEHIKDEKNAEFPQRFILKRDDTSMDRDDNQIRLPLQDGRRSKSIEEREEEYQRVRERIFARETGQNGYLTDSRGNREGLSRASGSRQSSTESEIKALEPRPWSSTDSDGSMRSLRPPVTKASSFSGISILSRGDSVGSSKGSAASRAPRAGLVLGAPEACCQSPSSQPSRGLLPCTAQQPQPQPPQQPPPQPQGLPPAAQQQPTMSNHIISQPVPALQPVQFSPSSCPQVLLPVSPPQQYNLAEELSSPFGQISLSRQGSTEAPDPSSALFQPSLMSQHPQQPGFIMATPGQPIPTSSYSASGHTAPTQQVLQPQGYIQPPQQIQVSYYPPGQYPNSSQQYRSLSHPVAYSSQRSQQLPQQSQQPGLQPMMSNQQQTYQGVMGVQQAQPPGLLNSQRNNMGGQMQSVMGVQQAQPPGLLSNQRSNMGSQMQGLMVQYTPLPSYQVPVGSESQNVVQQPFQQPVLVPASQSVQGGLQAGGVPIYYSVIPTAQQNGTSPSVGYLQPPGSEQYQMPQSPSPCSPPQMQQQYSGVSPSGPGVVVMQLNVPNGPQAPQNTPVVQWSHCKYYSLEQRGQKPGDLYNPDSSAQASTQLSSPITSPTQSPTPSPVTNLNSVCTGLSPLPVLTQFPRPMGPAQGDGRYSLLGQPLQYNLSLCPPPLLHNQPSYNAHQGQTGMKHGNRSKRQALKSASTDLGTSDVGK